GGCGTCGGGCAGCTTGGCGTACAGCAGGTCCAGCGAGAGGTAACTGAGCTTGTTGTGCAGCCGCAGGTCGTCGCGCGGGGTCGAGCAGGCGTCGTGCAGGTACTCGGCGCTCTCGCTCTGGATGAAGATGGCGTCGGGCCGCTGCTGCACCACCGCCTCGCACGCGAGGCAGCTGGCCGCCGCCGCGTGCTTGAGGGCCGTGATGAAGGCGCGCTGGCTCTTGAGGCCCTCGTTCCACAGGCCGTCGAGGGCGCTCGTGCGGGCCGTGACATAGATCTCGTTGACCGGCGTGAAGTAGCGCACCCAGCTGTAGCGCCGCGCCACCTCGCCCGCGTAGGCCGCGAAGTGGGCCGGAAATTCCGGATTCTGGAAGTCGCCCAGCCAGTCGGGCAGCCCGAAGTGCAGCAGATCGAGGATGGGGATGATGCCCAGCGTCTTCAGGCGGCCCATGACCTCGTCGGCGAATTCCCAGTCATATTTGCCGGGGGCCGGGTTGACGAGGTGATAGGGCAGGCCGTAGCGCAGGTACTTGATCCCTAGGCCCTTGACCAGCTCGAAGTCCTTCTCCCAGTGCTCGTAGTGGCCGCACTCGCGCATCTGGTCGCGCCGCACCTTGTCGCCGCCGGGGCCGCCCCGCACGAGGGGATACGAGCACTCGATCCCGGTGGCGAACATGAAGTTGCCCCGGTGACCCGTCGGTTCGCCCTTGCCGTAGGAGCCGGGCTTGCCCGCGAATTCGTCGCCGGTATAGACCTTCTGACCATGAACCTGCGGGTCTATGCGTTCCAGCGCCGCCAGGAAGTTGTCCTTGGCCATGAGGTCAGCTCCTCTCGGGGGCCGGGCCCCGGAACACGTCCCGGCCCTCGAACCGTTCGAGCGTGACCGGCCGGCCGCCCTCGCGGGCGCTGCGGTAGATGGCCTCCATGATCTTCTGGTCCTGGAGCCCCTCCTCGCCGGGGGTGTAGGGCGCGCGGCCCTCCTGGATGCAGCGCGAGAAGTGGTCGGTCTCCAGCCGGAACTGGTCTTCCGGAGGCACGCGCACCTCGGTCACCTCCTGGCCGGTCTGGACGGTCAGGCGCAGGTTCTGGTAGTCGAAGGCCGGGTCTATGGCGAGGCGGCCCCCGGTGCCGAACACGTCGATGGTGCGGGCTGTCGCCGCGCCGTACGAGCAGGCGCACTGGGCGACCACGCCGCTCGGGAAGCGCATCTGCCACGTCACGCTCTCCTCGACCTCGGTGAAGCGCTCGTCGCCCGGCGTCGAGTGGACGGTACCGCTGACCTCGCAGGGTTCCTCGCCCAGCAGGAAGCGCACCGTGTTCACGCAGTACAGCCCCACGTCCGGCAGCGAGCCGCCGCCCGCGAGTTTGCGCTTGAGCCGCCACTGACCCTCGTTCGGTTCGATCTGCACGTTCACCGAGTGCAGCAGCTTGATCTGTCCGAGCCGTCCCGACTGCACGGCCTCGCGCGCCGCCCAGTGGTGGGGGGTGTACTGGCAGCGGTAGGCGGTCATCAGCAGGACGCCCGCGTCCTTACAGGCCTTCACCATCGCCTCGGCGTCCTCGACGCTGGTCGCCAGGGGCTTTTCGCACAGCACGTGCTTGCCGATCTTCGCGGCGCGCTCGGTGTATTCGCGGTGCAGGCTGTTGGGCAGCACGATATAGACCGCGTGGACATCGTCGCGTTCGCCCAGTTTCTCGAAGTCGTCGTAGCTGTAGGCGTCGTCCGCGCTCAGGCCGTAGGCGAGCGCGGCTTCACGGGCCTCGGTGAGGTTGCCGCTCACGACCGCCGCGAGGCGCGAGGCGCGGCCCACCGCGAAGGCGGGCAGCAGTTCTTCGAGGGTCAGTTTGCCCAGGCCGATCACGGCGTAGCCGACCTGCTGGGCGGCGGGCTGCGGCAGGGCCGCCTGTTCTTTGTTGCCGGTCACGCGCGGTTCTCCTTGAAGTCGCCCAGCAGGGCGTCGGCCGTGCGCAGGCTCAGGGCCATCTGGGTCAGGGCGGGGTTCACGCTCAGGGCGCTCGGGAAGGTGGAGTTGTCGCAGATCGCCAGACCTGCGAGGTCGTGCGCGCGGCCGTAGGGGTCCACGACACTCGTCGCCGGGTCGGCCCCCATGCGCGCGGTGCCGATGGTATGCGCGGCGCGCGGCAGCGCCCATACGTCCTGCGCGCCGATGCGGCCCCAGAGGTCGCGCATGAGCGCCTCGGCGTGTTCGGTCATGCGGCGCTCGTTGTCCCCGAAGGTGAAATGCACGCGCGGCTTGGGCAGCCCGCGCACGTCCAGCTCGTCGGAGAGTTCGAGGTAGTTGTGGTCGTAGGGCAGGCACTCGCCCAGCACGTTGATGCCCGCGACGTGGTTGTAGCGGCTCAGGTGCCGCACGAGCTCGGGACCCCACTTGCCGGTGCCGCGCGCGTACTGCGTGGCGTAGGTCACGGGCATGACGCCCAGCGACTGGAGCAGGTAGCCGCCGACCAGCCCGGGCAGGCGGTGGGTGTCCTCGCTGATCAGGCCGCCGGGAATGCCCTTGTAGGGGCGCAGGTCGTCCTCGACCAGCCCCCACACCTGCACGCCCACGTGCGCCATGAAGTTGCGCCCGACCTGCCCGCTGCTGTTGGCCAGCCCCTGCATGAGGAGCAGCCGGGGCGTCTCGATGGCGCCGGCGGCCAGCACGACCATGCGCGCGCCCAGCCACTCGGTCCCCTCACCGCGCGTGAACTCGGCCCCGGTCACCCGGCCGCCCTCGGTGGTCAGGCCGGTCACGAACGCCCCCTCGACGATGGTCGCGCCGCGCGCTTCGGCCAGGGCCAGGAAGGTGATGTCCATGCTGGCCTTCGCGCCCACCGAGCAGCCCGCCTGGCAAAAGCCCCGGTTGGTGCACACGTGCCGGGTGCCGTAGCCCTCCTGTTCCTGGGCGCGGCTCAGGGCGGCGTTGGCGGCGGGCGAGGTCCGCATGCCGATCTCGGCGCAGGCCTTTTCCATCAGCCGGGCCGCGCCGTTCATGGGCAGCGGGGGGTGGCGGTAGGGCTGCTTGCGCGGCGCGCCCCAGGGATAGTCGGCCGGGCCGGACACCCCGATGAACTGCTCGACCTCGTCGTAATAGGGTTCGAGGTCCGCGTAGGTCAGGGGCCAGTCCACCCCCTGCCCGAATTCGGTGTGCAGCGCGAAGTCGTCGGCCTGGGCGCGCGGCGTGTAGGCGGTGTAGTGCAGCGTGCTGCCGCCTACGCCCCGGCCACTGTTGTTGCGCCCGAAGGACACGGCGTCGCCGCCCGCCGAGAGCCGCTCGTCCATCCAGAAGATGCCCGCCTGCGCGACCTCGTCGGTGGCGATCTGCTCGGGCGGATGGCGCACGCCGGCTTCCAGGGCGGCGACCTTCAGTCCGGCCGAGGCGAGGCGGGCGAGCAGCGGTGAGCCGCCCGCCCCCGTGCCGATGACGAGCACGTCCAGGTCGCGGGGCAGCTCAGCGCGCGGCATGGCTCGCCTCCCAACCGGTCGTCAGGTCGCTGCCGGGACCGGCCTGCATCTCGCGCGGTTCCAGGGTGTTCGGGGTCACGGCCGGCCAGCCGGGCACGTCGGCGAAACCCGCGTAGCCGAAACGGTACTGGGTCAGCGGGTGGGCCATGAATGCCTCGGTCAGCTCGGCCAGCAGGTCCTCGAAGGCGTGGGGCAGCGTGCGCTGCGCGGCGTGGATGGCCTCATCCTGCTCGGCCTCGGGCCGCGACCCGAAGTCCCCGGGCAGCGAGGCGAGCAGGGCGCGGTAGGCGTCGCCGTCGGGCGGGGTGTCGTCGTAGCGCCAGCCGTCGGTCACGCCCGACTGGAGGCGGTGGTCCACCGTGCCCGTGAGGTCCAGCTCGGCCGGATCATGGGGCAGCAGACGCACGGCGAGCGCGCGGAGCTGCGCGAACTCGGCCTCAGTGAAGAACTGACGCTCGTGGCGGGCGTCGAGACGTTCGAGCAGCACGCGGCGCGTCGGGGCGCTCACATGCGGCGAGTTCAGGTGGGCCAGCACGGCGGCGCGCTCGGCCTGGGCATCGGCGGTCACAGCGTCACCTCGTGGAGCGGTCCGGAAAACGTTCGGGTCGTGGACATGACCGCCAGCGTAGGCAGGCCCCCTCGGACGCATACGAAGCAATTCTTACTGTTCCGGGCTTCCCGGCGAAGTCGTCACGTTTGATGTTGAACCTGTCTAGTCAACCCCCGGAGTGAAAGGTTTTTCCTGTTCTCACGCGGCGGCCTCGGCCCATCCGTCTCCACGGCGGCGCATGAGGGTGAGCGGAGGCACACAGGACATGCCGCCCCTCCCCAGAGGGGCAGACTCCGGGGGCAGGGAAAGAGTCCCCGCCGGACCTTCCCCCGCGCCTGGCCACCTGCCCCCCCGGCCCGCAGTACGTGACGTTTTTCGCAAGGCCACTTCCCGGCCGCTTGTGTTCAATGGTTTCCGATGCAGGAGCGCCGCATGAGTCTGCCTCTTTCCTCCACCCGAGAACCTGCCGTCTCCCGGCCCGCCCCTTTGCCCCCCACCCCCACCCGCCCGGAGCGCCGCGCCCTGGGCTGGCTTGCCCGCCCGGCCCCGGTGCGCCGGGCCTTGGCGCTGGGCGCGCTGCTGAGCGCCGCCGCCATCGCCTGCACGGGCGCGGCGTGGATCGTCGCGGCCCGGCTGATCGCCGCCGGGCTGCTGGAGCGTGCCCTGCCGGCCCCCGCGGACCTGCTGCTGGTCGGCGCGCTGCTGCTGGGCCGCATGGCCCTGAATGCCGGGCGTGAGTACCTGGGCGCCCGCCTCGCCGCGCGGATGGTGCGCCAGTGGCGCTCGGACCTCGCCGCGCACGCCCTGGCCCTGGGACCGGCGGCGGGCACGGACGAGGACGGAACCGGCACCGCCGGTCTGCTGGGCCTGGACCGCGAACTGACCCGCCTGACCCCCTACTACGCCCGCTACCTGCCCGGCGCGGCGCACTCGGCGCTGGCCTTCGCGGGGGTCGCGGGACTGACCCTCTGGCTCGACCCCCTCAGCGGCGGGCTGCTGCTCGTGGCCGGACCGCTGGCCGTGCTGCTGCTGGCGCTGGTGGGTCTGGCGACCGGCGCGGCGACCGAGCGGCAGTGGCTCGCGCAGACCCGGCTCTCGGCGCGGCTGCTGACCCTGGTGCGCGAGCTGCCCACGCTGCACGCCTTCGGGGGCACGGCCACCTACCGGGACGTGCTGGCCCGCAGCGCCGAGCAGCAGCGCGGCGCGACGCTGCGGGTGCTGCGCGTGGCCTTCCTGAGCGGCTTCGTCATGGATTTCGCCGCGACCCTCTCGACCGCCGTGATCGCGGTCTGGATCGGGGTGCGCCTATTCGGGGGCGCGGCCGAACTCGCGCCGACGCTCGCCGCGCTGATGCTCGTGCCGGAGTTCTTCGGGCCGCTGCGCGCGCTGGGCACCGACCGCCACGCCGCGCTGGACGCCGAGCCGCTGGCCGCCCGGCTGCGCGCCCTGCTGTCGCGGGAGGCGGCCCCGCAGGGCGCGGCGACGGTCGCTCCCGGCGTCCCCACCCTGACCCTGGCAGGCGCGCGGGCCGAGCTGGGCGCGCGGATGCCCGGCACCCTGAGCACCGTCCTGACCCCCGGCACCCACGCCGCGCTGCGCGGCCCGAGCGGCAGCGGCAAGACCACGCTGCTCCAGGCCCTGCGCAAGCACCGGCCCCACGGGGGTGGGGTCGCGGTGAACGGCGCGCCGCTGGACACGCTGGAGGCCGCCGCCTGGCAATCACGCGTGGCCCTGGTGCCGCAGCACCCCCGGCTGCTGGCCGCGAGCCTGCGCGACAACCTGCGTCTGAGCCGCCCCGGGGCCACCGACCCCGAGGTGTGGGCCGCGCTGGAAGCGACCGGCCTCGCCGGGCTGGCGCGCGGGCTGAGCAGCGGGCTCGATACCCCGCTGGGCGAGGGCGGCACCTGGCTCTCGGGCGGCGAGACGGCGCGGCTGGCCCTGGCCCGCGCGCTGCTCTCGGGAGCCGACGTGATTCTCCTCGACGAGGTGACGGCGCACCTCGATGCCACCAGCGAACAGGCCGTGTACGCGGCCGTCTCGCGCTCCTTCGCGGGCCGCACGGTGCTGCTCGCCACGCACCGGGACCCGCCCGCCGGCTGGCCGGTCCTGCACCTGAGTGGCGGGGGGCAGGCATGAAGGGCGCAGCTCTTCTCGCGGCGCTGGCGGCCCTGTGCGGGGTCTTTCTGGCAGCGACCTCCGGCGTCCTGATCTCGCGCGCGGCGCTGCGGCCCGAGGTCTTCCTGAGCCTGGGCGTGCTGGCGACCGCCGTGCGCGCGCTGGGCCTGGGGCGCGCGGGCCTGCGCTACGCCGAGCGTCTGCGCGGCCACGCGGCGGCGCTGCGCCTGGGCGAGGGGCTGCGGCTCGGGCTGTTCGACCGCTTCGCCGCCTCGGGCCGCACCCTGACCACCGAGCGCAGCGGCGACCTGCTCGCCCGCGCGGGCGAGGGGGTGGACGCCCGGCAGTTCCGGCCCCTGCGGGTCACGCTGCCGCTGGTGGCCTTCGCGGCGGCCGTACTCGTCTGGAGCGGCTGGCTCCTCACACTGGACGCGGGGCTGGCGGGGCTGGCGGCCGTGCCGCTGCTGCTCGCGGCGCTGGGGGTGCTGGCCCTGCGCGGCCCGGCGGCGCGCGCGGCCCGGCAAGACATGGCCCTGACCCAGGAGCACGGCACCCTGCTCCTCGACACGCTGGCGGCCGGGGGCGAGGGCGCGGCGCTGCGCCGGCCCCAGCTCGCGGCCCTGGCGGCGGCGCAGGAACGCGCGGCGCTGACCCTGGCGCGGCTGGGGCTGGCCGTGGCCCTGGGGCAGGGCGTCGCCTTCGCGCTGGCCCTGGTCGGCACCCTGTGGCGCGGCGCGGCGCTGGTGGGCGCGGGCGGGCTGAGCGGGCCGCTGCTCGCCGCCGCCGTGCTGGGCACCGCCGCCGCCTTCGACGCCCTTTCGGGGCTGGCCGCCGTGCCGGGGGCGCAGGCGCGGGCCGATCTGGCGACCGAACAGGACGCGCAGACCCTGGCCGCGCCGCCCGCCGCCCCCGCAGCTCCCCGGCCACTTCCGGCAGGGCCGCTGACTGTGGAGCTGCGCGGCGTCACCCTGCGCCGGGGCGGGCGGGCCGTGCTGGACGGCGCGGCCCTGACCCTGTACCCCGGCGAGCGGGTGGCGCTCACGGGCGAGAGCGGCGGCGGCAAGACCACACTGCTGCGCCTGATCGCCCGCGACCTCGACCCGGACGGGGGGGCAGTGCTGGCCTCGGGGACGGACCTGCGCGACCTCGACCCGGCGGCGTGGCGCGGCGCCCTGAGCCTGCACGAGCAGCACGCCCCGGTACTGGACGGCACCCTGCGCGAGAACCTGCGCCTGGGCGCCCCGGCGGCGACCGAGGCGCGGCTGCGCGCCCTGCTGGACGACCTGGGTCTGGCGCACCTGCCGCTGGACGGCTGGGTGGGCGAGGGCGGCACGCGCCTGAGCGGCGGCGAACGCGCCCGCGTCAGCCTCGCGCGCGCGCTGTTGCGGCCTTCTCACCTGCTGCTGCTCGACGAACCGACCGCGCACCTCGACCCCGACACCGAGGCGCAGGTGCTCGCCGTGCTGGAGCGCGAGGCCGCCGGGCGCACGCTGCTGCTCGTCACGCACCGGCCCGCGCCGCTGGCCCTGGCCGAGCGGGTGCTGGAGCTGCGCGGCGGGCAGCTCTGGCCGCTCCACCGCCTCACCCCGGCCCCGCCCCCACCTGCCCAGCTCGGCTTCCAGACAGAGCCTTCCGCTTCCCGACCGGAGTCCCCATGAACGAAATCTTCGGCTTCTCGGCGCTGGACCTGTCGCGCTTCCAGTTCGCCACGACCAGCATCTTCCATTACTTCTTCGTGCCCTTCACCGTGGGCTTCGCGTTCCTGATCGCGGTGCTCCAGACCCTGGCCTACCGCAGCGGCAGCGCGCGCATGGAAAACCTCACCCGCTTTTTCGGGCACCTGTTCTTCATCAACTTCGCGGTGGGGGTGGTCACGGGCATCGTGCAGGAATTCCAGTTCGGCATGAACTGGCAGGGCTTTTCCAACTTCGTGGGCAACATCTTCGGCGTGCCGCTGGCCCTCGAAGTCCTGATGGCCTTTTTCCTGGAAAGCACGTTCCTGGGCATCTGGTGGTTCGGCAAGGGGCGCATCCCGGCGTGGGCGTCGCTGGCCTGCATCTGGATCGTGTCCATCGGGACCATGATCAGCGCCTTCTGGATCATCATCGCCAACGCCTGGATGCAGCACCCGGTCGGCTTCGAGATCAAAGACGGCCGGGCCGTCATGACCGATTTCTCGGCCATCGTCTTCAATCCCAAGGGCCTGGAGTGGTCGGCGCACATCCTGACCGGCAGCCTGACCGTCGGGGCCTTCTTCGTGCTGGCGGTCAGCGCGTATCACCTGCGTAGACGGCACGAGGTCGAGTCCTTCCGCACGAGCTTCAAGGTGGCGCTGGTGGTCGCCCTGGTCGGTTCGCTGGGCGTCACCCTCTCGGGCCACGAGCAGGGCCAGAGCGCCGTACGCGACCAGCCCATGAAGTACGCCGCCTTCAGCGCCCTGTGGGACACGCCCACCGGCAACCAGATGCCCGAATCGCTGCTGGCGCTGCCCAGCAACGGCCTGCGCGAAAACCGCCTCGAAGTCTCGGTGCCCTACCTGGGCTCGTTCCTGGCCTTCAACAACTTCAACCAGAAGGCGCAGGGCCTCAACGAGCTTCAGCGTGAGTACGCCGCCAAGTACGGCCCCGGCGACTACATCCCCTGGGTGTGGCCGGTGTACTGGTCCTTCCGGGTGATGGTGGGGCTGGGCGGCGTCATGCTGCTCGTCAGCCTGTACTACGTCTGGCGCTGGCGCCGGGGCAAGCTCGACGACCCCGGCAGGCTCTATCCGCTGCTGCTGGCGATGCCGCTCGCGCCGCACCTTGCCAACTTCAGCGGCTTCATCGCCACCGAGATGGGCCGCCAGCCCTGGATCGTGCAGGGGCTGCTGCGCACGCAGGACGCCGTGAGCAACCTCTCGCCCCTGACCGTGCTGCTCTCGCTCGTGGCCTTCTGGATCGTGTACCTCACCCTCATCAGCCTGGACGTGTTCCTGCTGACCCGCACCGCCCGCGCCGGCATCCACGAGCCGGATGTCGAGACGCCCTCGGTGCCCTCGCCCGAGTACCTGCCAGAGGGCCAGCTGACGGGAGGGCGTTCGTGAATATCGACCTGCCTACGCTGTGGTTCGGGGTGGTCGCCCTGACCTTCACCATCTACTTCTTTCTCGAGGGCTTCGACTTCGGGGTCGGCCTGCTGCAACCCTTCCTGGCCCGCCGCGAGACGGAACGCCGCGCCATGATCGGTACGGTCGGGCCCTTCTGGGCGGCCAACGAGGTCTGGATCATCCTGGCGGCCGGGGTCATCTTCGCGGCATTTCCGGTGTGGTACGGCGCGCTCATGACGGCGCTCTACCCCCTGTTCGCCCTCATCCTGCTGGCCCTCATCGGGCGCGGGGTGGCCTTCGAGTACCGCGCCGAGATCGACCACCGGCGCTGGCGGCTGTTCTGGGACGTGACCTCGTTCATCTGTAACGCCCTGCCCGCCTTCCTATGGGGCGTCATCATGACCAACATGGTGCGCGGGCTGCCCATCGGGGTGGGGGGACGCTTTCAGGGCACGCCGCTGGACGCTTTCGACCTGTTCAGCCTGCTGGGCGGTCTGGCGACCCTGAGCCTGTTCGTGCTGCACGGCGCGACTTTCCTGCTGCTGCGGCTGGAGACGGGCAGCGAACTGTACGCCCGCGCCCGCGCCGCCGCGCTGAGCTTCGGGGCGGCGGCGACGGTCCTCGTGCTGCTGTTCGTCTACGTGGGCTTCGTGCGCGAGGAGCTGTTCAAATCCTTCGGGTATGCCGAGTGGATCTTTCCGGCACTCGCGGCCCTGAACCTCGGCCTGATCTGGCTGGCCCTGACCGTGAAACGTGACGCCCTGGCCTTCGTCGCCACCGGCCTGACCATCGTGGCCTCGACCGCCACCATCTTCCTGAGCCTGCTGCCCAACGTGCTGCCCTCGACGCTGGGCGAGACCTACACCCTGACGGTCCAGAACAGCGCCTCGGAGCCCTACACCCTGCGGCTGCTGACCTGGGTGGGCGTGATCTTCCTGCCGCTGATCATCGGGTATCAGGCCTGGAACTACTACGTCTTCCGGCAGCGCGTGACCGAGAGCGGCGCCAAGCCCTCGGGAAGCGTGCTGCCCGATACCGAGGCCTAGGCGGCGAGGCGGGCCGGCCCCCACCCGTGCGGAGGTAGGGGCCGGCCCTGTTCAGGGAGCGCGCACGACCGGCGTCACGAGGACGGGCGGCAGCGTGACGATGCGCCCGGCGTCGCAGTAGCAGGCGGGAATCACGATCTTCTGGGTGCCCGGCGCGGCGCAGGTGATGGAGGCCGTAGCGGTGCAGGGCGCGGTGTCGGCCCGCGCCGAGGGCAGCAGGATCAGGGGCAGCAGCGAGAGCAGGGTGGGCACGAGGAGCGTGGGCGGCTTGATCCGGGTCTTCATGGGGCGTTCCCTCCTGAACATGACCTTAGGGGCCGGGGCGTTGCGGAGGCGTTGCATCCCCCAGGCCCGCTGCGGCCCTGGCCTGCTCGCGCCGGGCGAGGCGCAGGCGGTCGAGCGCGGCGGCGAACAGGCTCTGGCCCGCCTCGTCCAGGCTGGCTTCGGCGAGTTCGAGGCCCTGGGTGGCGTAGTCCAGGGCGTCTTCTGTGCGGGCGGCCCCCTCGGCCAGCAGCAGCAGGTTGCTTAGGCTCAGTTTCCACAGCCGCAGGTTCTGGGCGCTGCGGGCCACCCCCAGGGCCGCGAGCAGCGCCGCCTGGGCCTCGGGCCTCCGGCCGGCCTGTTCGAGCAGTCCCGCGTGCGCGAGGTGCGAGACGATCAGGCCGCCGCTGTTGCCCAGGGCCCCGAAGGCCCGCAGCGCCTCGGCCACGTGGGTCAGGCCCAGCGGCAGGTCGTCCAGGGCCGCCGCCGCGCGCGCCAGGCTGCCGTGGACATTGGCCGCCAGCAGGCTGCCGGGAACCAGCTCCGGCTCGGCCAGCAGCGCCAGCAGCGCCGCCGCCGCTTCCTCGGGGCGGCCCAGGTCGGTGAGCATGGCGGCGCGGTCGTGCCTGAGCAGCGCCCGCTCCTCGCTCCACGGCCCGTCGGCCCAGGGCGCCCCCCGGTCGAGCGCGGCCTGCGGCTCGCCCCGCCGCCAGTGCAGGTGGCTGCGCTCGGTGACCAGCCGCAGCCACAGGTCCGGCCAGGGCTGGGGGCCGTCCAGCAGGGCCTCGGCCCGGTCCAGCTCCTGTTCCCAGGCCCCGAGCGCGTTGAGGGCCTGCCAGTGCCGGCCGCGCCACAGGTGCAGCTCGGCGCGCCCGCGCGGGTCCGGCTCGCAGCGCAGGGCGCTTTCCAGGGCGGCGATCGCCTCGCGGTGGCCCCACAGGGCGCGGGCGCGCTCGGCGGCGCGGCGGTGCAGCGGCCCGGCGCGGCCCGGCTCGCCCGCCTCCTCCCAGTGGCGGGCCAGGGCAGCGGCCGCCTCGCCCACCCCTGGCCCATCCCCGCCGAACTGCGCGTCCAGATGCTCGGCCAGGCGGCGGTGCAGGGCGCGCTGCCGGGCCGGCGGCGTCCGGCTCACCAGCGCGAGCCGCAGCAGATCGTGTTGCAGCGCGTAGCCGGGCGGACTGCTGCCCTCCGGCACTTCCGGCACGGACCGCAGCCAGCGGTGCTCCAGCGCGGTGGTCAGCGCGGCCCCGGCCAGATGGGGCGGCAGGCCGCTGCCCACCTGCGCTGCCGCCAGCGTAAAGGGCTGCGCCTGCACGGCCGCCGCCTCCAGCAGCGCGACCACCGGCGGCCCCGCCGCGTCGAGCGGCAGCAGCAGCACGTCTGCCAGCCCGGAAGGCAATGCGCGCTCGAGCTGTTCGGGGCTCGGGGCCGCGCCTCCCGGCGCACCCAGCAGCCCGCGCGCCTCCAGCCCGCGCAGGTAGGCCAGCAGCACGTAGGGATTGCCGCCGCTCAGGCGGTGCAGCGTGTCGGCCAGCGGCGCGGCTCCGGTGTCGGCGCCGGGCAGGCGGCGCGCCGG
The genomic region above belongs to Deinococcus gobiensis I-0 and contains:
- a CDS encoding GMC family oxidoreductase — translated: MPRAELPRDLDVLVIGTGAGGSPLLARLASAGLKVAALEAGVRHPPEQIATDEVAQAGIFWMDERLSAGGDAVSFGRNNSGRGVGGSTLHYTAYTPRAQADDFALHTEFGQGVDWPLTYADLEPYYDEVEQFIGVSGPADYPWGAPRKQPYRHPPLPMNGAARLMEKACAEIGMRTSPAANAALSRAQEQEGYGTRHVCTNRGFCQAGCSVGAKASMDITFLALAEARGATIVEGAFVTGLTTEGGRVTGAEFTRGEGTEWLGARMVVLAAGAIETPRLLLMQGLANSSGQVGRNFMAHVGVQVWGLVEDDLRPYKGIPGGLISEDTHRLPGLVGGYLLQSLGVMPVTYATQYARGTGKWGPELVRHLSRYNHVAGINVLGECLPYDHNYLELSDELDVRGLPKPRVHFTFGDNERRMTEHAEALMRDLWGRIGAQDVWALPRAAHTIGTARMGADPATSVVDPYGRAHDLAGLAICDNSTFPSALSVNPALTQMALSLRTADALLGDFKENRA
- a CDS encoding ABC transporter ATP-binding protein/permease gives rise to the protein MSLPLSSTREPAVSRPAPLPPTPTRPERRALGWLARPAPVRRALALGALLSAAAIACTGAAWIVAARLIAAGLLERALPAPADLLLVGALLLGRMALNAGREYLGARLAARMVRQWRSDLAAHALALGPAAGTDEDGTGTAGLLGLDRELTRLTPYYARYLPGAAHSALAFAGVAGLTLWLDPLSGGLLLVAGPLAVLLLALVGLATGAATERQWLAQTRLSARLLTLVRELPTLHAFGGTATYRDVLARSAEQQRGATLRVLRVAFLSGFVMDFAATLSTAVIAVWIGVRLFGGAAELAPTLAALMLVPEFFGPLRALGTDRHAALDAEPLAARLRALLSREAAPQGAATVAPGVPTLTLAGARAELGARMPGTLSTVLTPGTHAALRGPSGSGKTTLLQALRKHRPHGGGVAVNGAPLDTLEAAAWQSRVALVPQHPRLLAASLRDNLRLSRPGATDPEVWAALEATGLAGLARGLSSGLDTPLGEGGTWLSGGETARLALARALLSGADVILLDEVTAHLDATSEQAVYAAVSRSFAGRTVLLATHRDPPAGWPVLHLSGGGQA
- a CDS encoding cytochrome ubiquinol oxidase subunit I, producing the protein MNEIFGFSALDLSRFQFATTSIFHYFFVPFTVGFAFLIAVLQTLAYRSGSARMENLTRFFGHLFFINFAVGVVTGIVQEFQFGMNWQGFSNFVGNIFGVPLALEVLMAFFLESTFLGIWWFGKGRIPAWASLACIWIVSIGTMISAFWIIIANAWMQHPVGFEIKDGRAVMTDFSAIVFNPKGLEWSAHILTGSLTVGAFFVLAVSAYHLRRRHEVESFRTSFKVALVVALVGSLGVTLSGHEQGQSAVRDQPMKYAAFSALWDTPTGNQMPESLLALPSNGLRENRLEVSVPYLGSFLAFNNFNQKAQGLNELQREYAAKYGPGDYIPWVWPVYWSFRVMVGLGGVMLLVSLYYVWRWRRGKLDDPGRLYPLLLAMPLAPHLANFSGFIATEMGRQPWIVQGLLRTQDAVSNLSPLTVLLSLVAFWIVYLTLISLDVFLLTRTARAGIHEPDVETPSVPSPEYLPEGQLTGGRS
- a CDS encoding family 1 glycosylhydrolase, with protein sequence MAKDNFLAALERIDPQVHGQKVYTGDEFAGKPGSYGKGEPTGHRGNFMFATGIECSYPLVRGGPGGDKVRRDQMRECGHYEHWEKDFELVKGLGIKYLRYGLPYHLVNPAPGKYDWEFADEVMGRLKTLGIIPILDLLHFGLPDWLGDFQNPEFPAHFAAYAGEVARRYSWVRYFTPVNEIYVTARTSALDGLWNEGLKSQRAFITALKHAAAASCLACEAVVQQRPDAIFIQSESAEYLHDACSTPRDDLRLHNKLSYLSLDLLYAKLPDAEVYRHLRDHGMTDAEFQWFMTCEPPGHHIIGNDYYGRNERIVLPDRSEVQAEDVLGWHELACRFYRRYHKPVMHTETNTFDAERNPSWLWKQWINVLHLRQSNVPVVGFTWYSLTDQIDWDTSLGEINGRVNAVGLYDLARNPRPVEAAYRTVLEQFGQITLVPHGEMFEFTTEPATLKVPV
- the cydB gene encoding cytochrome d ubiquinol oxidase subunit II — translated: MNIDLPTLWFGVVALTFTIYFFLEGFDFGVGLLQPFLARRETERRAMIGTVGPFWAANEVWIILAAGVIFAAFPVWYGALMTALYPLFALILLALIGRGVAFEYRAEIDHRRWRLFWDVTSFICNALPAFLWGVIMTNMVRGLPIGVGGRFQGTPLDAFDLFSLLGGLATLSLFVLHGATFLLLRLETGSELYARARAAALSFGAAATVLVLLFVYVGFVREELFKSFGYAEWIFPALAALNLGLIWLALTVKRDALAFVATGLTIVASTATIFLSLLPNVLPSTLGETYTLTVQNSASEPYTLRLLTWVGVIFLPLIIGYQAWNYYVFRQRVTESGAKPSGSVLPDTEA
- a CDS encoding Gfo/Idh/MocA family protein; amino-acid sequence: MTGNKEQAALPQPAAQQVGYAVIGLGKLTLEELLPAFAVGRASRLAAVVSGNLTEAREAALAYGLSADDAYSYDDFEKLGERDDVHAVYIVLPNSLHREYTERAAKIGKHVLCEKPLATSVEDAEAMVKACKDAGVLLMTAYRCQYTPHHWAAREAVQSGRLGQIKLLHSVNVQIEPNEGQWRLKRKLAGGGSLPDVGLYCVNTVRFLLGEEPCEVSGTVHSTPGDERFTEVEESVTWQMRFPSGVVAQCACSYGAATARTIDVFGTGGRLAIDPAFDYQNLRLTVQTGQEVTEVRVPPEDQFRLETDHFSRCIQEGRAPYTPGEEGLQDQKIMEAIYRSAREGGRPVTLERFEGRDVFRGPAPERS
- a CDS encoding amino acid ABC transporter ATP-binding/permease protein — protein: MKGAALLAALAALCGVFLAATSGVLISRAALRPEVFLSLGVLATAVRALGLGRAGLRYAERLRGHAAALRLGEGLRLGLFDRFAASGRTLTTERSGDLLARAGEGVDARQFRPLRVTLPLVAFAAAVLVWSGWLLTLDAGLAGLAAVPLLLAALGVLALRGPAARAARQDMALTQEHGTLLLDTLAAGGEGAALRRPQLAALAAAQERAALTLARLGLAVALGQGVAFALALVGTLWRGAALVGAGGLSGPLLAAAVLGTAAAFDALSGLAAVPGAQARADLATEQDAQTLAAPPAAPAAPRPLPAGPLTVELRGVTLRRGGRAVLDGAALTLYPGERVALTGESGGGKTTLLRLIARDLDPDGGAVLASGTDLRDLDPAAWRGALSLHEQHAPVLDGTLRENLRLGAPAATEARLRALLDDLGLAHLPLDGWVGEGGTRLSGGERARVSLARALLRPSHLLLLDEPTAHLDPDTEAQVLAVLEREAAGRTLLLVTHRPAPLALAERVLELRGGQLWPLHRLTPAPPPPAQLGFQTEPSASRPESP